The DNA window TGTGGGAAGAGAGTGCAGCCACCTGAAATGGTCGAAGAACATTGCTCCCAAGCTAACCGTCTCGTCCGGAGAGACCGTCACCTTCGACGCCGTTGACAGCAGCAACGGCCAACTGTCGCCCACCTCTGACTCCTCGGCGATCAAGtccctcgacctcggcctgGCCAATCCCGTCTTTGGGCCGGTTTACGTGCAAGATGCAAACCCGGGTGATGTCCTCAAGGTAGAAATCCTGAACCTGGAAGTGGCCGATTGGGGCTGGTCTGCTATCATTCCGGGGTTCGGTCTGCTGGCGGACGAATTTCCTGAACCGGAGATCAAAATCTGGTCACTCGACCGGGAGAAGGGATATGCAGAGCTTAAAAATATGCGTATCCCGCTACGGCCGTTCCTCGGATGCATGGGCCTGGCGCCGGCCAACAATGACGAACTCTCCACTGTTCCGCCCACAAACCACGGCGGGAATATGGACTGCCGGGAACTGAGCGTTGGCTCTGTCGTCTACCTGCCCGTCCAGACGGCCGGTGCACTTTTCAGCTGCGGCGACGGACACGCGGCCCAGGGCCATGGCGAGGTCTGCGGGACTGCCATCGAAACTCCTATCCGCGCGACTCTCCGCTTCGAGCTCTGTAAGGGCCGGTCATGGGTCACTACACCTCACTATCAGACTCCTCCGCAGGCACAGATTCCCAATCCCCTTCCCGACCTGGGGACATACGGCGTCCTGGGGGTTGCCCCGGATCTGCTCGAGGCCACGAAGAATGCCACGCGGAATTTCATCCAATGGCTTGTCGAAACTCGGGGACTCACTCGCAGCGAGGCGTATATTCTTGCCAGCGTTGCCGGGGACTTGCTGATCACCGAGGCAGTCAATGTGCCCAACTATGAAGTGGCCATGAGTCTACCTTTGGGGACATTTGTTTGATCtgccggagaaggagaagaagtggatgtGGTCATTTCGCGATCTCACACACGACTTCATCGCAATCTGTTATTTGATGGCGTAATACCCGGGATTCTGGCTTTGTTTCTCGGTACTGATATCCCCATGTGCTTTGAAAGGGAGTCGCTTGCTCGGTCCGCGGGGCGGAGGTTGTCTCTGTTTGTTTGTTCGCTTGATTGTACTTATTTATCTATTTATACAGTGCATACACATATTACTACATATTAACACTCCCATCTCTTAACTTTGGTTTTCGTTGCTTGTATAGTTGCCCCGTCACATGATCTCGTGTGTTGTCGCGTTTCCCCCCACAGCAGCACCAACACCTGTactctctcttccctccaacATGCCATGGACACCATCCTCGATGGCCTCAATTCGGCTCAACGTTCGGCTGTCACCTCCTCTGCCCCCATCCTGCAGGTGCTCGCCCCGCCTGGATCGGGAAAGACCAAGACCTTGACGGCGCGCGTCGCGTACCTGCTCGCGCACGATGGCTACCAGCCTCAAGATGTCATCTGCTGCACTTTCACCATCAAGGCGAGCCGTGAGATGCGTGAAC is part of the Penicillium psychrofluorescens genome assembly, chromosome: 4 genome and encodes:
- a CDS encoding uncharacterized protein (ID:PFLUO_006918-T1.cds;~source:funannotate), whose protein sequence is MGHAQGWSNFHVGRECSHLKWSKNIAPKLTVSSGETVTFDAVDSSNGQLSPTSDSSAIKSLDLGLANPVFGPVYVQDANPGDVLKVEILNLEVADWGWSAIIPGFGLLADEFPEPEIKIWSLDREKGYAELKNMRIPLRPFLGCMGLAPANNDELSTVPPTNHGGNMDCRELSVGSVVYLPVQTAGALFSCGDGHAAQGHGEVCGTAIETPIRATLRFELCKGRSWVTTPHYQTPPQAQIPNPLPDLGTYGVLGVAPDLLEATKNATRNFIQWLVETRGLTRSEAYILASVAGDLLITEAVNVPNYEVAMSLPLGTFV